Proteins encoded together in one Chitinophaga lutea window:
- a CDS encoding RagB/SusD family nutrient uptake outer membrane protein yields the protein MTRNKFHIIAALTLSGMLFSCNKDFLERPPQNQLSEGTFWTSEKDAYAALNAIYAQIDGSDGDAYLDGASDNAHAQYPWESNATTISLGDVTTSMNEGWNFEAIRRVNYFLENVDRVPMDNALKERFKAEARFMRAFRYFNMMLNFGDVPLITKTLTTEESYIARTPKAEVLKFITDELTALTAALPPSYAGGKNNEKGRITKGAVVALKARVHLYTGQWQQAVDAATAVMGMGYELFKVTTEDAKDATDNYAAWVSFADAAEEKKFRNGLRSYEKLFWQVNEGNKEVILDRQQIPEKDAKFINTLVLSDDLGGWSSIAPTQSLVDAYQSFKTGEAVTPPSAADRATRYKARATDPAFYNEYKNRDPRFYASILFDKAPWHSIEDGYAFAWVKGGNNCSKTGYNFRKYVDPVAWGAQVDNHANHIIIRYAEILLTYAEAKNELSGPDASVYDAIDQLRVRAGMPVINRTKINTQALLRDAIRQERRIELALEGHRFRDIRRWKTAAAVMTSLYDLENGLVQTRKWDDKLYLMPVPQADVDKNPKLLPNNTGY from the coding sequence ATGACACGCAATAAATTCCATATAATAGCAGCGCTGACCCTCTCGGGGATGCTGTTTTCCTGTAATAAAGATTTCCTGGAAAGACCGCCGCAGAACCAATTGTCCGAAGGCACCTTCTGGACCAGCGAGAAAGACGCCTATGCGGCGCTGAACGCGATTTACGCGCAAATAGACGGCAGCGACGGCGATGCTTATCTCGACGGCGCCAGCGACAACGCCCATGCGCAATATCCCTGGGAAAGCAATGCCACCACCATTTCCCTGGGCGACGTGACCACCTCGATGAACGAAGGCTGGAACTTCGAAGCCATCCGCCGGGTGAACTATTTCCTCGAAAACGTGGACCGCGTACCGATGGATAACGCCCTCAAAGAAAGGTTCAAAGCCGAAGCCCGTTTCATGCGCGCTTTCCGCTACTTCAACATGATGCTCAACTTCGGTGACGTGCCGCTGATCACCAAAACGCTGACCACCGAAGAATCATATATAGCGCGTACGCCGAAAGCGGAAGTGCTGAAATTCATCACCGACGAACTGACGGCGCTGACGGCGGCCCTGCCCCCTTCATATGCCGGCGGTAAAAACAATGAAAAAGGAAGGATCACCAAAGGCGCCGTAGTAGCCCTGAAAGCCCGCGTACACCTGTACACCGGCCAGTGGCAACAGGCTGTGGACGCCGCCACCGCCGTGATGGGCATGGGTTATGAGCTGTTCAAGGTCACCACGGAAGACGCCAAAGACGCCACCGACAACTATGCAGCGTGGGTGAGTTTTGCTGACGCCGCGGAAGAAAAAAAATTCCGCAACGGCCTTCGCAGTTATGAGAAACTGTTCTGGCAGGTGAATGAAGGGAACAAGGAAGTGATCCTCGACCGGCAGCAAATCCCGGAAAAGGATGCCAAGTTCATCAACACCCTGGTACTGTCTGACGACCTGGGCGGCTGGAGCTCCATCGCCCCCACCCAGAGCCTCGTAGACGCTTACCAGAGCTTCAAAACCGGCGAAGCTGTAACGCCACCCTCCGCTGCCGACCGCGCTACCCGTTACAAAGCCCGCGCTACCGACCCGGCCTTCTACAACGAATACAAAAACCGTGACCCGCGCTTTTATGCGAGCATCCTGTTCGATAAAGCGCCGTGGCACAGTATCGAAGACGGTTATGCATTTGCCTGGGTGAAAGGCGGGAACAACTGTTCCAAAACCGGCTACAACTTCCGCAAGTATGTAGATCCCGTGGCCTGGGGCGCGCAGGTAGACAACCACGCCAACCACATCATCATCCGGTATGCGGAAATACTGCTGACCTATGCCGAGGCGAAAAACGAGCTCTCCGGCCCCGATGCCAGCGTATATGACGCGATCGACCAGCTGCGCGTACGTGCCGGCATGCCGGTGATCAACCGCACCAAGATCAATACACAGGCCCTGCTGCGCGATGCTATCCGCCAGGAGCGCAGGATTGAGCTGGCGCTGGAAGGCCACCGCTTCCGCGACATCCGCCGCTGGAAAACCGCCGCCGCTGTGATGACTTCCCTGTACGATCTCGAAAACGGCCTCGTACAGACCCGTAAGTGGGACGATAAACTGTACCTCATGCCCGTACCGCAGGCGGACGTGGACAAGAACCCCAAACTGCTGCCCAACAACACCGGGTACTGA
- a CDS encoding family 16 glycoside hydrolase, giving the protein MKKLFIIAACCLAQLAVMAQPKQDVRAAHTKIADLLAQQPAKDAKSLNANMAALSDLGEEGIANMAAMLSPAGKGDNTALEYALGGYAFYVTQPGKEKERAVAVSAFSKALKQVADKENKAFLITMLQHFGTDAAVSTLQPYLADERLCDVAARTLLKINSPAAQKALLEALPKTTGRNQQILAEVVGDARIAGATAALQPLARSENRMLAKTALYALAHIAAPEAANTLKAAVVKAGYKYDETNAVTSYLVYAQQLAANGHKKEAADVAGNIMAGARSAGQTQVRTAALYLLNQLKGEENLPVLLAAVNDPAADYRDAALKFAGNNLGQATTAAWIKSLAKATPAGKAAVIAMLGNNKAELAAPVVLAALNDKDAGVRLAAITAAGQISGAQAVAPLLARLKKADDKETAAIQGALKTIKGDEVVTQSAAAVASMPPAAQVALIDVLAGRKADGSVQQVLALTKAPQENVRNAAFSALKDVVTANNLPVLFSMLSKATAPADVKALQAAVVAGSSQSAEPVIAQMKKENAAGQERYYAILAGIGGPAAKQVVSEAFAGGNAAQKAAAVTALVGWKDASAAADLLKIARENADHRKTALQGYVRLAKTAATPDQRLLMLTNAMELANDAGLKKAILQQAEQCKTFPALVFAGNYLNDAAVKQQAAEAVMSIALADKTYSGSIVRNLLEQASGTLTGGDADYQREAIRKYLAEMPAGEGFVNMFNGKDLSGWKGLVADPIKRAKMDAATLKKEQEKADAVMKEGWSVKDGLLVFNGHGSNLCTDKKYGDFEMFVDWKITKDGDAGVYLRGTPQVQIWDTARRDVGAQVGSGGLYNNQANPSKPSELADNAIGEWNTFRIIMKGDRVTVYLNGKLVVNNVILENYWDRKLPIFPEEQLELQAHGTYVAYRNLYIREFERVKPFELSAEEKKEGYKILFDGTNMHEWTGNTTSYVLDNGNILCSPKGSGGGNLYTKNEFSDFVYRFEFQLTPGANNGLGIRMPPSGDAAYQGMELQILDNEADIYKNLHIYQYHGSVYGVIPAKRGFLKPVGEWNYEQVTVKGTRITVELNGTVILDGDIAEARDKGTLDHKDHPGLKRTSGHIGFLGHGSVVRFRNIRIKDLAKK; this is encoded by the coding sequence ATGAAAAAACTGTTCATCATAGCTGCATGTTGTTTGGCGCAGCTGGCGGTAATGGCCCAGCCCAAACAGGACGTGCGTGCAGCGCATACCAAAATTGCAGACCTGCTGGCCCAGCAGCCTGCCAAAGACGCCAAATCGCTCAACGCGAACATGGCCGCCCTGTCGGACCTCGGCGAAGAAGGCATCGCCAATATGGCGGCCATGCTCTCGCCCGCCGGCAAAGGCGATAACACCGCCCTGGAATACGCACTGGGCGGTTACGCCTTTTACGTAACCCAGCCCGGTAAGGAAAAAGAACGCGCGGTTGCCGTCTCCGCTTTCAGCAAAGCGCTGAAGCAGGTGGCAGACAAGGAAAACAAGGCGTTCCTCATTACCATGCTGCAGCACTTCGGCACCGATGCCGCCGTGAGCACATTGCAGCCTTACCTGGCGGATGAGCGCCTCTGCGATGTTGCCGCCCGCACACTGCTGAAAATCAATTCGCCCGCCGCGCAGAAAGCGTTGCTCGAAGCGCTGCCGAAAACCACCGGCCGCAACCAGCAGATACTGGCGGAAGTAGTGGGGGATGCCCGCATTGCCGGCGCCACCGCCGCGCTGCAACCGCTGGCCCGTTCGGAAAACAGGATGCTGGCCAAAACCGCCCTGTACGCCCTGGCGCACATCGCGGCGCCGGAAGCGGCCAACACACTGAAGGCCGCCGTGGTAAAAGCCGGTTACAAATACGACGAAACCAATGCGGTAACGTCTTATCTCGTATATGCGCAGCAGTTAGCCGCCAACGGCCATAAGAAAGAAGCGGCCGACGTGGCCGGCAACATCATGGCAGGCGCCCGCAGCGCCGGCCAGACGCAGGTGCGCACCGCCGCCCTGTACCTGCTTAACCAGCTGAAAGGGGAAGAAAACCTGCCCGTTCTGCTGGCAGCCGTGAACGACCCCGCCGCCGATTACCGCGATGCCGCGCTGAAATTCGCAGGCAACAATCTGGGCCAGGCCACCACCGCCGCCTGGATCAAATCGCTGGCAAAAGCGACCCCTGCCGGTAAAGCGGCTGTGATCGCCATGCTGGGCAATAACAAAGCTGAACTGGCCGCCCCCGTGGTGCTGGCCGCACTGAACGATAAAGATGCCGGCGTAAGGCTGGCGGCCATCACCGCCGCCGGGCAGATCTCCGGCGCCCAGGCCGTTGCACCCCTGCTCGCGCGCCTGAAAAAAGCGGACGATAAAGAAACCGCCGCCATCCAGGGAGCGCTGAAAACCATCAAAGGCGATGAGGTGGTAACCCAGTCTGCCGCCGCTGTGGCTTCCATGCCGCCCGCGGCACAGGTAGCCCTGATCGACGTGCTGGCCGGTCGCAAAGCCGACGGCAGCGTACAGCAGGTGCTGGCCCTCACCAAAGCGCCGCAGGAAAACGTGCGCAACGCTGCGTTCAGCGCGCTGAAAGATGTGGTAACGGCGAATAACCTGCCGGTGCTGTTCAGCATGCTGTCCAAAGCCACTGCCCCCGCAGACGTGAAAGCGCTGCAGGCCGCGGTGGTAGCCGGTTCTTCACAGTCCGCCGAACCGGTGATCGCACAAATGAAAAAAGAAAACGCCGCGGGGCAGGAGCGTTATTACGCCATCCTCGCCGGTATTGGCGGCCCCGCCGCCAAACAGGTGGTAAGCGAAGCGTTTGCCGGTGGCAACGCCGCCCAGAAAGCAGCGGCCGTAACGGCGCTGGTAGGCTGGAAAGACGCGAGCGCCGCGGCTGACCTGCTGAAGATCGCCCGCGAAAATGCGGACCACCGCAAAACCGCGCTGCAGGGTTATGTACGCCTCGCCAAAACCGCGGCCACACCCGACCAGCGGCTGCTCATGCTCACCAACGCCATGGAACTGGCGAACGACGCAGGGCTGAAAAAAGCCATCCTCCAGCAGGCGGAACAATGCAAAACCTTCCCCGCACTGGTGTTCGCCGGCAACTACCTCAACGATGCCGCCGTGAAGCAACAGGCGGCCGAAGCGGTGATGAGCATTGCGCTGGCCGATAAAACCTACAGCGGCAGCATCGTGCGCAACCTGCTGGAACAGGCTTCCGGCACGCTGACGGGCGGCGATGCCGACTACCAGCGCGAGGCCATCCGCAAATACCTGGCTGAAATGCCGGCCGGCGAAGGGTTCGTGAACATGTTCAACGGCAAAGACCTCAGCGGCTGGAAAGGCCTCGTGGCCGACCCGATCAAACGCGCCAAAATGGACGCCGCCACACTGAAAAAAGAACAGGAAAAAGCAGACGCCGTGATGAAGGAAGGTTGGAGCGTGAAAGACGGCCTGTTGGTGTTCAACGGTCATGGCAGCAACCTCTGCACGGATAAAAAATACGGCGACTTCGAAATGTTCGTGGACTGGAAAATCACCAAAGACGGCGACGCGGGCGTATACCTGCGTGGTACGCCCCAGGTGCAGATCTGGGACACCGCCCGCCGCGACGTGGGCGCACAGGTAGGCTCCGGCGGCCTGTACAACAACCAGGCAAACCCCAGCAAACCTTCCGAACTGGCCGATAACGCCATCGGTGAATGGAACACTTTCCGCATCATCATGAAAGGCGACCGCGTAACGGTGTACCTCAACGGTAAACTGGTGGTGAACAATGTTATCCTGGAAAACTACTGGGACCGCAAGCTGCCCATCTTCCCCGAAGAGCAGCTGGAACTGCAGGCGCACGGCACTTATGTGGCCTACCGCAACCTGTACATCCGCGAGTTCGAACGCGTAAAACCGTTCGAGCTGAGCGCCGAGGAAAAGAAGGAAGGCTACAAAATCCTGTTCGACGGCACCAACATGCACGAATGGACGGGCAACACCACCAGCTATGTGCTCGATAACGGCAACATTCTCTGTTCGCCCAAAGGCTCCGGCGGCGGTAACCTCTACACCAAAAACGAGTTCTCCGATTTCGTATACCGTTTCGAATTCCAGCTCACACCCGGCGCCAACAACGGCCTCGGCATCCGCATGCCGCCCTCCGGCGACGCTGCCTACCAGGGCATGGAACTGCAGATCCTCGACAACGAAGCGGACATCTATAAAAACCTTCACATCTACCAGTACCACGGTTCCGTGTACGGCGTGATTCCCGCCAAACGCGGCTTCCTCAAACCGGTAGGCGAGTGGAACTACGAGCAGGTAACCGTGAAAGGCACCCGCATCACCGTAGAACTGAACGGCACCGTTATTCTCGACGGCGACATCGCCGAAGCCCGGGATAAAGGCACTCTCGACCATAAAGACCACCCCGGCCTGAAAAGGACCAGCGGTCATATCGGTTTCCTGGGCCACGGTTCCGTGGTGCGTTTCCGCAACATCCGCATCAAAGACCTCGCGAAGAAATAA
- a CDS encoding Gfo/Idh/MocA family oxidoreductase — MGKKENHSSRREFVRNSLGALAAFTIVPRHVLGRGYLAPSDQLTKAVVGTGGMGRGHFGYAGTRVVAICDVDKTHIQKALDVLPNQGKGVKTFGDYRELIQLPEVDIVHVATPPHWHGIIAADAARAGKDVWCEKPMTATIGEGKRLVEAVQQHGRIFRLNTWFRFDANFYGMGTTVKPIKKLVESGLLGWPLKVTVSRHTGFDWKFFWVGKTNLAPQAVPKELDYEMWLGPAPYKPYTAHRVHSTFRGYWDYDGGGLGDMGQHYLDPVQYFLGKDDTSPVKVEIDAPQQHTDAVGTWRKITYTYADGCQIVLDGAGTETNAAYIEGPKGKLYPGFKSDIPDLEKKLAAFPDPAPQVTDFVEAVKKRQKFALNEENGHRSATIVNMGKIALQLGRNLEFDPVKQEFINDEGANRLIFQPMRGPWTI, encoded by the coding sequence ATGGGAAAGAAAGAAAACCATTCTTCCAGGCGGGAATTCGTCCGTAACTCACTGGGAGCGTTGGCGGCATTCACGATTGTGCCCCGCCACGTACTGGGGCGCGGTTACCTGGCACCCAGCGATCAGCTTACAAAAGCCGTAGTAGGCACCGGCGGCATGGGCCGCGGCCATTTCGGGTATGCCGGCACGCGGGTGGTAGCCATCTGCGATGTTGACAAAACGCATATCCAGAAGGCGTTGGACGTTTTGCCGAACCAGGGGAAGGGCGTTAAAACATTCGGCGACTACCGCGAGCTCATCCAGCTGCCGGAGGTCGACATCGTACACGTAGCCACCCCGCCGCACTGGCACGGCATCATCGCCGCCGACGCGGCACGCGCCGGTAAAGACGTATGGTGCGAAAAACCGATGACCGCCACCATCGGCGAAGGCAAGCGCCTGGTAGAGGCCGTGCAGCAGCATGGCCGTATTTTCAGGCTCAACACCTGGTTCCGGTTCGATGCCAACTTCTACGGCATGGGCACTACCGTAAAACCCATCAAAAAACTCGTGGAAAGCGGTTTGCTCGGCTGGCCCCTGAAGGTGACCGTGAGCCGCCACACCGGATTCGACTGGAAATTTTTCTGGGTAGGGAAGACCAACCTCGCCCCGCAGGCGGTTCCCAAGGAGCTCGACTATGAAATGTGGCTGGGCCCCGCACCCTACAAGCCCTACACCGCCCACCGCGTGCACAGCACTTTCCGCGGCTACTGGGATTACGACGGCGGCGGCCTCGGCGACATGGGGCAGCACTACCTCGACCCCGTACAGTATTTCCTCGGTAAAGACGATACCAGCCCCGTAAAAGTGGAAATCGACGCGCCCCAGCAGCATACCGATGCGGTAGGCACCTGGCGCAAGATCACCTATACGTATGCAGACGGCTGCCAGATCGTGCTCGACGGCGCCGGCACCGAAACCAACGCAGCCTATATCGAAGGGCCGAAAGGCAAACTGTACCCCGGTTTCAAATCAGATATCCCGGACCTCGAAAAGAAACTCGCCGCATTCCCCGACCCTGCGCCGCAGGTAACGGACTTTGTGGAAGCCGTTAAAAAACGCCAGAAGTTCGCCCTCAATGAAGAGAACGGCCACCGTTCCGCCACCATTGTGAACATGGGTAAAATCGCCCTGCAACTGGGCCGCAACCTGGAGTTCGATCCGGTAAAACAGGAGTTTATCAACGACGAAGGCGCCAACCGGCTGATATTCCAGCCGATGCGCGGACCGTGGACCATCTAA
- a CDS encoding RagB/SusD family nutrient uptake outer membrane protein, with translation MKIKFVNIWIVAGAAMLLFTGCEKFLTNDHPTAITDDVWWKTEANAYGALGSIYAGVPDGTSGRNVMLISGLSDEAVNRGDFRGNYDIFTRGLQNPTWDVAEWIWRDNYLDIRRACRFLENVDKCFMDSTLRERMKYEARALRAYYHMECLLYFGGIPIVTKSLTPTENVMKRNTAEEVYAFIESELNACGEKLPKEYVNDEAWRISSGTCYALLTRLAMYFKKYDAAKTAAVKVIGSGVYRLHRSSNANANSYAELFSYAGELNKERIWFRRDGCGSAWTTLAPYGIGGETYLSPLANVVDNYETRQGYSIQELGPDSIDAYRRNPNYKNNRDPRLTASVLYPGQSFIDAAYILKPFDPSTLNLDKIGVQKSTATGYWVRKYLDQRDRQGRSGTLDFMFIRYAEVLLNYVESLLELDDWQNPDIVAHLNDLRTRAGMPPVDVARFNTKDRLRVLIRRERQAELAFEGQRYFDIRRWGTVKAVMNGEVFGATDPATGQAIKVQDRAYTDRDYYWPIPEKEVLSNPNMRQNDGY, from the coding sequence ATGAAAATAAAGTTTGTCAATATCTGGATAGTGGCCGGGGCAGCCATGCTGTTATTCACCGGATGCGAAAAGTTTCTGACCAATGACCACCCCACCGCCATCACCGACGATGTATGGTGGAAAACGGAAGCCAACGCCTACGGCGCATTGGGCTCCATCTACGCCGGCGTGCCCGACGGTACCAGCGGCCGCAACGTGATGCTCATTTCCGGGCTCAGCGATGAAGCGGTGAACCGGGGCGATTTCCGCGGTAACTACGACATCTTCACCCGCGGCCTGCAAAACCCCACCTGGGACGTAGCGGAATGGATCTGGCGCGATAACTATCTAGACATCCGCCGCGCCTGCCGCTTTCTTGAGAACGTAGACAAATGTTTTATGGACTCTACGCTCCGCGAGCGCATGAAATACGAAGCCCGCGCCCTGCGCGCCTATTATCATATGGAGTGCCTCCTGTATTTCGGCGGCATCCCCATCGTCACCAAGTCGCTCACCCCCACGGAAAACGTGATGAAAAGAAATACCGCGGAGGAAGTGTACGCCTTCATCGAAAGCGAGCTGAACGCGTGCGGCGAAAAACTGCCGAAGGAATATGTGAACGATGAGGCCTGGCGCATTTCCAGCGGCACCTGCTACGCGCTGCTCACCCGCCTGGCGATGTACTTCAAAAAATACGATGCCGCCAAAACCGCCGCCGTCAAAGTCATCGGCTCCGGCGTATACCGGCTGCACCGCAGCTCCAATGCGAACGCCAACAGCTACGCCGAGCTTTTCAGCTATGCCGGCGAACTGAACAAAGAGCGCATCTGGTTCAGGAGAGACGGCTGCGGCTCCGCATGGACCACGCTGGCGCCTTACGGCATCGGCGGGGAAACCTATCTGTCGCCGCTCGCCAACGTGGTAGACAACTACGAAACACGGCAGGGCTATTCCATCCAGGAGCTCGGCCCGGATTCCATCGACGCTTACCGCCGTAATCCCAATTATAAAAACAACCGCGACCCGCGCCTCACGGCTTCGGTGTTGTATCCCGGCCAGTCATTCATTGATGCGGCGTACATCCTCAAACCCTTTGACCCCTCCACGCTGAACCTCGACAAGATCGGGGTGCAGAAATCGACCGCCACAGGCTACTGGGTGCGCAAGTACCTCGATCAGCGCGACCGGCAGGGCAGGAGCGGCACGCTCGACTTCATGTTCATCCGCTACGCCGAGGTGCTGCTCAATTACGTGGAATCGCTGCTGGAGCTCGACGACTGGCAGAATCCGGACATCGTTGCCCACCTCAACGACCTGCGCACCCGCGCCGGCATGCCGCCGGTGGACGTGGCCCGGTTCAATACCAAAGACAGGCTGCGTGTGCTCATCCGCCGCGAGCGGCAGGCCGAGCTGGCTTTTGAAGGGCAACGTTATTTCGATATCCGCCGATGGGGCACGGTGAAAGCCGTGATGAACGGGGAGGTGTTCGGGGCTACCGACCCGGCTACCGGCCAGGCCATCAAGGTGCAGGACCGGGCGTACACCGACCGGGATTATTACTGGCCCATCCCGGAGAAGGAAGTGCTGTCGAACCCGAATATGAGACAAAACGACGGTTACTGA